From the Streptomyces nigrescens genome, one window contains:
- a CDS encoding NUDIX hydrolase, with protein sequence MPRSILIHDGQTARDIGLVYCCSGYLVERGKVLLVHHNRFDKWVPPGGHIEPGESFAGTAVREFKEETGLLVEAISSQPAIHPADHNATPEPVPFYVDIEREGFPTPALVQFFYVQRQPGTREQAVEAQLEEVHGAAWFGLEDLDTLKTFDQVRSLARFALLNYPVAGERAT encoded by the coding sequence GTGCCTCGCTCGATTCTGATCCACGACGGCCAGACCGCCCGCGATATCGGTCTGGTGTACTGCTGCTCGGGCTACCTCGTCGAGCGTGGCAAAGTGCTGCTTGTGCACCACAACCGCTTCGACAAATGGGTTCCGCCGGGCGGTCATATCGAGCCCGGGGAGTCCTTCGCGGGCACGGCGGTGCGCGAGTTCAAGGAGGAGACGGGGCTGCTGGTGGAGGCGATCTCCAGCCAGCCGGCCATCCACCCGGCCGACCACAACGCCACTCCTGAACCCGTGCCGTTCTATGTGGACATCGAGCGCGAAGGCTTTCCGACGCCGGCGCTGGTCCAGTTCTTCTACGTCCAGCGGCAGCCGGGCACCCGGGAACAGGCTGTGGAGGCGCAGCTCGAAGAGGTGCACGGGGCCGCCTGGTTCGGCCTGGAGGACCTCGACACCCTCAAGACCTTCGACCAGGTCCGTTCCCTGGCGCGGTTCGCCCTGCTGAACTACCCGGTGGCCGGGGAGCGCGCCACGTAG
- the galE gene encoding UDP-glucose 4-epimerase GalE encodes MSVLIAGGAGYIGSTVASACLDRGITPVLLDNLARGRAEFTEGRIFYEGDISDGALIDRILSEHPDISTVVHCAALIVVPESVADPIGYYEANVSKSLDFVRHLHRNGVGRLIFSSSASIYQAEDGSPVTEDSPLAPQSPYARTKAVCEEMFADIAAAGKMRVLSLRYFNPVGSDPLLRTGLQLKRPSHALGKLIQAHQEGTPFPVTGVNYPTRDGTGIRDYVHVSDLAAAHIAAIDGFDSILTESKPSIAINLGTGSGTTVRELCAAFNRVVSTPLATVDTDPRPGDVAGGYTLSDRAATLLGWTPKLSLEEGIRSALDWIPVRDEMLKD; translated from the coding sequence GTGTCAGTCCTTATCGCCGGGGGAGCCGGCTACATCGGGAGCACCGTCGCGTCGGCCTGTCTGGATCGGGGCATCACCCCGGTTCTCCTCGACAACCTCGCCCGAGGCCGCGCCGAGTTCACTGAAGGGCGGATCTTCTACGAGGGCGACATCTCGGATGGTGCCCTGATCGACCGGATCCTCTCGGAGCACCCGGACATCTCTACTGTGGTGCACTGCGCGGCACTGATCGTGGTGCCGGAGTCCGTGGCTGACCCGATCGGCTACTACGAGGCGAACGTCAGCAAAAGCCTGGACTTCGTCCGCCATCTCCACCGCAACGGGGTTGGCCGCCTGATCTTCAGCAGTTCGGCCTCCATCTACCAGGCCGAGGACGGCTCCCCCGTCACTGAGGACTCGCCGCTGGCGCCGCAGAGCCCCTACGCGCGGACCAAGGCGGTGTGCGAGGAGATGTTCGCCGACATCGCCGCGGCCGGGAAGATGAGGGTGCTGTCGCTGAGGTACTTCAACCCGGTCGGCTCCGATCCCCTGCTGCGCACCGGTCTTCAGCTCAAGCGGCCCAGCCATGCCCTGGGGAAGCTGATCCAGGCCCACCAGGAGGGCACGCCATTCCCGGTCACCGGCGTGAACTACCCGACCCGCGACGGGACGGGCATCCGTGACTACGTGCACGTATCGGACCTCGCCGCGGCCCATATCGCAGCGATCGATGGCTTCGACTCCATCCTGACCGAGTCGAAGCCATCGATCGCTATCAATCTGGGCACCGGCTCCGGCACCACCGTCCGGGAGCTGTGCGCGGCATTCAACCGCGTCGTGAGCACTCCCCTGGCCACGGTCGACACCGACCCACGCCCCGGTGACGTTGCCGGTGGGTACACCCTGAGCGACCGGGCCGCGACGTTGCTGGGGTGGACGCCGAAGCTGTCCCTGGAGGAGGGCATCCGGTCCGCCCTGGACTGGATCCCGGTGCGCGACGAGATGCTGAAGGACTGA
- a CDS encoding sugar phosphate nucleotidyltransferase, whose protein sequence is MTRTITRAVVAAGGAGTKMAPITRIFPKEMLPVGRTPILEHLVGELRAAGISDVLFVISSRKSQIASYFGSGAAYGMDFSYRIQDDGAGPGAPVLHAETWTQGQPFVLAFGDNLIRGAADGQEPLRRLVRSGSAECSVLTRLFLADNVPPHETLLGAAAPPITGTGPYDVAFGKDLLDHTGARWVHACAARWVLGAFVFEALRECPPRSNGELYLIDAVRRWISAGNELRAVPLLPTEFRFNCDNWETYADAVATLRASTPHAPTQQGASR, encoded by the coding sequence GTGACGCGCACGATCACCAGGGCGGTCGTGGCCGCTGGCGGGGCGGGGACCAAGATGGCCCCGATCACCCGCATTTTCCCCAAGGAGATGCTGCCCGTCGGACGGACGCCGATCCTGGAGCACCTCGTCGGCGAACTCCGAGCGGCCGGAATCTCAGACGTCCTCTTCGTGATCTCCTCACGAAAGAGCCAGATCGCTTCGTACTTCGGCAGCGGCGCGGCGTACGGAATGGACTTCTCCTACCGTATCCAAGACGACGGCGCCGGCCCTGGCGCACCGGTTCTCCACGCTGAGACATGGACGCAGGGCCAGCCGTTCGTTCTCGCCTTCGGGGACAACCTGATCCGCGGTGCCGCCGATGGCCAGGAACCGCTACGGCGCCTCGTCCGCAGTGGCTCGGCGGAATGCTCCGTACTGACCCGCCTGTTCCTCGCGGACAACGTGCCCCCGCACGAGACTCTCCTGGGCGCGGCGGCCCCGCCCATCACGGGTACCGGGCCGTACGACGTCGCCTTCGGCAAGGACCTCCTGGACCACACTGGTGCGCGGTGGGTGCACGCCTGCGCCGCCCGCTGGGTCCTCGGGGCCTTCGTCTTCGAGGCGCTCCGCGAATGCCCGCCTCGCTCCAACGGCGAGCTGTACCTCATCGACGCGGTGCGGCGCTGGATTAGCGCCGGCAACGAACTCCGGGCTGTGCCGCTTCTTCCGACCGAATTCCGGTTCAACTGCGATAACTGGGAGACTTACGCAGATGCCGTCGCCACCCTCCGTGCATCAACGCCCCACGCCCCGACACAACAGGGCGCTTCTCGCTGA
- a CDS encoding DUF2332 domain-containing protein has translation MTEHAQLADTFERFAAQQAAGKSPLYETLSQAVARTPELLDLAAGTKPGQPAPNMLLGAVHHILRRGVQHPLASYFTGHEALEADRAAVLLADFCRRHAEQITRTISTRSVQTNEVNRCAVLLPAFAALQQQLDDRPIRIVDVGASAGLNLLWDRYTYDYDGHRLSLPASDPDTVLTCEIKGATPPLSLDVTRFARPVGIELNPVDVTDPEATEWLVSLTWPEQTTRMRTLNSALTLAARTPPTILAGRAEEHLADVVATAPADQHLCFVFSWSIYQIFGSPGGRERLVDTLAELSRQRPLHEISIGHFGHDTPHMIMARHESGVSRSDVVAYCDVYGTWLDWLAKPAEHLKGASNP, from the coding sequence GTGACCGAACACGCCCAACTCGCCGACACCTTCGAGCGGTTCGCCGCCCAGCAGGCCGCAGGTAAGTCCCCGTTGTACGAGACGCTCTCCCAGGCGGTCGCTCGCACCCCTGAGCTGCTCGACCTCGCGGCCGGCACCAAGCCGGGCCAGCCGGCCCCCAACATGTTGCTCGGGGCCGTCCACCACATCCTCCGCCGCGGGGTGCAGCACCCGCTGGCCTCCTACTTCACCGGCCACGAAGCCCTGGAAGCGGACCGCGCCGCCGTCCTCCTCGCGGACTTCTGCCGACGGCACGCCGAACAGATCACGCGAACCATCTCGACCCGCTCCGTGCAGACCAACGAGGTCAACCGCTGTGCTGTCCTCCTCCCCGCCTTCGCTGCGCTCCAGCAGCAGCTCGACGATCGCCCGATCAGGATCGTCGACGTGGGCGCCAGTGCCGGCCTGAACCTGCTCTGGGACCGCTACACCTACGACTACGACGGGCACAGGCTCAGCCTGCCCGCCAGCGACCCGGACACGGTCCTCACCTGCGAGATCAAGGGCGCAACACCGCCTTTGTCCCTGGACGTCACGCGCTTCGCCCGGCCGGTCGGGATCGAGCTCAACCCGGTGGACGTCACCGACCCCGAGGCGACCGAGTGGCTGGTCAGCCTCACCTGGCCGGAGCAGACCACACGGATGCGCACCCTCAACAGCGCCCTGACGCTGGCAGCGCGGACCCCGCCGACGATCCTGGCCGGCCGCGCCGAAGAACACCTCGCCGACGTGGTCGCCACCGCCCCGGCTGACCAGCACCTCTGTTTCGTCTTCTCGTGGTCGATCTACCAGATCTTCGGCTCGCCCGGCGGCCGGGAACGCCTCGTCGACACCCTCGCCGAGCTGAGCCGGCAACGCCCGCTCCACGAGATCTCCATCGGCCACTTCGGCCACGACACTCCCCACATGATCATGGCCCGCCACGAGAGCGGCGTGAGCCGTTCGGACGTCGTCGCCTACTGCGATGTCTACGGAACCTGGCTCGACTGGCTGGCCAAGCCGGCCGAGCACCTGAAGGGAGCGAGCAACCCGTGA
- a CDS encoding RraA family protein, producing MSVREIRTEIIRPSRSEITALSRVPVASIVDALGKTGALSYCLRLQTPGLVLCGSAVTALGPDVTVRRAAIDLAQPGDLVVVAAGGNKERSCFGGVTAAHMQSRGIAGVLVDGMVRDVAELRRIAFPTVARGTTPLNYDYPACREGGAVNVPVDIDGVRITPGDVVVGDEDGTVIVPRALVAAVIAKTQAAMTAEDEKWWARRGQSLGAVQQLADTGYKII from the coding sequence ATGTCTGTACGCGAGATCCGCACCGAGATCATCCGCCCCAGCCGAAGCGAGATCACTGCCCTGTCCCGCGTCCCGGTCGCGTCGATCGTGGACGCTCTCGGCAAGACCGGCGCCCTTTCCTACTGCCTGAGGCTCCAGACGCCCGGCCTGGTCCTGTGCGGCAGCGCCGTCACGGCCCTCGGCCCGGACGTGACCGTGCGCCGCGCGGCGATCGACCTCGCTCAGCCCGGCGACCTCGTCGTGGTCGCAGCCGGCGGCAACAAGGAACGGTCCTGCTTCGGGGGCGTGACCGCCGCGCACATGCAAAGCCGGGGCATCGCCGGCGTCCTGGTCGACGGCATGGTCCGCGACGTCGCCGAGCTGCGGCGCATCGCCTTCCCGACCGTCGCGCGCGGCACCACCCCACTCAACTACGACTACCCGGCCTGCCGAGAGGGCGGCGCGGTCAACGTCCCCGTGGACATTGACGGCGTCCGCATCACCCCCGGGGACGTCGTGGTCGGCGACGAGGACGGCACCGTCATCGTCCCCCGCGCCCTGGTCGCCGCCGTCATCGCCAAGACCCAGGCCGCAATGACCGCCGAGGACGAGAAGTGGTGGGCCCGCCGCGGCCAGAGCCTCGGTGCCGTCCAGCAGCTCGCCGACACCGGCTACAAGATCATCTAA
- a CDS encoding SIS domain-containing protein: MPPVYEDFARAYMTEVGTTVRHILTRGAEAVALLRKAADSGAQVRAFGNGGSSAIVRSTLLQLHARAGLPVSDSMMSPAAMAYGAQRQDYRTLFAQSLARDIDQVGLVVVASVSGRSANICEAVRLCGQNRVPVLALVGGDGTQMELVNGLVWATGTTDQQISEDAMLTALTLTAAAALAPHDEPLPIRQERHLHALAAVDTARLADFLEGATEAVADAIRRRRRIYVLCPDGGPLALAGEHFAHNLSWDAPLGVEGVQPPLVVSDPSLADMSAIYNDHPDPAHGVRYQLSSASPQDVVFLLSYDSASRTTQEAISAAAAAGTRLFLLHRDGPGRPGAAQHQLTLPQVDNFAQAALVQSIAHLVCRTTRATLAADPGGPANGLSLHDLMAQDLAPLRQLSNAPHSL; this comes from the coding sequence ATGCCCCCTGTGTATGAGGACTTCGCCCGCGCCTACATGACCGAGGTGGGCACCACTGTCCGCCACATACTCACCCGCGGCGCCGAGGCCGTTGCCCTGCTGCGGAAGGCCGCCGACAGCGGCGCCCAGGTCCGTGCCTTCGGCAATGGCGGCTCTTCGGCGATCGTCCGCTCGACCCTCCTCCAACTCCACGCCCGCGCTGGCCTGCCGGTCAGTGACTCGATGATGAGCCCGGCAGCCATGGCCTACGGCGCTCAGAGGCAGGACTACCGCACGCTCTTCGCCCAGTCGCTCGCCAGGGACATCGACCAGGTGGGCCTGGTCGTGGTCGCCAGCGTCAGCGGGCGATCGGCCAACATCTGCGAAGCCGTCCGGCTCTGCGGGCAAAACCGTGTGCCGGTGCTCGCGCTGGTGGGCGGGGACGGGACCCAGATGGAGCTGGTCAACGGCTTGGTCTGGGCGACTGGGACCACCGACCAGCAGATCAGCGAGGACGCGATGCTGACCGCGCTGACGCTGACGGCTGCCGCTGCGCTGGCTCCCCACGATGAGCCGCTGCCAATCCGCCAGGAGCGGCACCTGCACGCCCTGGCCGCCGTGGACACCGCCCGGCTGGCGGACTTCTTGGAGGGGGCCACCGAAGCCGTCGCCGACGCGATCCGCCGTAGACGCCGGATCTACGTGCTGTGCCCCGACGGCGGCCCCCTCGCCCTCGCCGGCGAGCACTTCGCCCACAACCTCAGCTGGGACGCCCCGCTCGGCGTCGAGGGCGTGCAACCCCCGCTCGTCGTCTCCGACCCGTCGCTCGCCGACATGAGCGCGATCTACAACGACCACCCCGACCCCGCACACGGAGTGCGCTACCAGCTGAGCAGCGCCTCCCCGCAGGACGTGGTCTTCCTCCTGTCCTACGACTCAGCCTCCAGGACAACCCAGGAGGCCATCAGCGCCGCCGCCGCGGCGGGCACGCGGCTCTTCCTCCTGCACCGAGACGGCCCCGGCCGACCCGGCGCAGCGCAGCACCAGCTCACCCTGCCGCAGGTCGACAACTTCGCGCAGGCCGCCCTGGTGCAGTCGATCGCCCATCTGGTCTGCCGGACCACCCGCGCCACGTTGGCGGCGGACCCCGGCGGCCCGGCCAACGGGCTGTCGCTTCACGACCTCATGGCGCAGGACCTGGCGCCGCTGCGCCAGCTTTCCAACGCCCCGCACTCCCTCTGA